The following proteins are co-located in the Lacticaseibacillus paracasei subsp. paracasei genome:
- a CDS encoding segregation and condensation protein A, producing the protein MALTLVLNDFSGPLDLLWHLIRTNEVDIYDIPIAEITAQYLDYLHQMQDLALDVAGDYFVMAANLMVLKSRLLLPQPEPETMAPDEAPDPRADLVAQLLTYQVYQEAAKDLKAREAKRAQAYAKPTTLPDAKMAVPLAPGSVKLVDLQAAMARVMKAQQATRQTIAHIETEPVSVEKRIGEVLQTLQKGGQCLFADLLSVQSVEQVVTTFLALLELMKNDQVICEQEAPFDPITVNLKEAA; encoded by the coding sequence ATGGCACTGACACTCGTGCTGAATGACTTCTCCGGACCGTTAGACTTGCTTTGGCACTTGATTCGGACGAATGAAGTTGACATTTACGACATTCCGATCGCTGAGATCACCGCTCAATACCTAGATTACCTGCATCAAATGCAGGATCTGGCGCTGGACGTGGCCGGCGATTATTTTGTCATGGCCGCTAATTTGATGGTCTTGAAAAGTCGCCTTTTGTTGCCGCAACCTGAACCCGAAACGATGGCTCCTGATGAGGCGCCAGATCCACGAGCAGATTTAGTGGCACAATTATTGACCTATCAAGTCTACCAAGAAGCGGCAAAGGATTTGAAAGCACGCGAGGCTAAACGCGCACAAGCCTATGCCAAGCCAACCACATTGCCAGACGCCAAAATGGCTGTGCCACTTGCGCCAGGTTCGGTGAAATTAGTTGATTTACAAGCGGCCATGGCGCGTGTGATGAAGGCACAACAAGCCACTCGCCAAACCATTGCCCACATTGAAACCGAACCTGTATCCGTTGAAAAACGAATCGGCGAAGTGCTACAGACATTGCAAAAAGGCGGGCAATGTCTCTTTGCTGATTTACTGTCGGTTCAGTCGGTTGAGCAGGTTGTGACGACTTTTCTGGCTTTACTTGAATTGATGAAAAATGATCAGGTTATTTGTGAACAAGAGGCGCCTTTTGATCCAATCACAGTGAACTTGAAGGAGGCTGCTTAA
- the scpB gene encoding SMC-Scp complex subunit ScpB, with amino-acid sequence MEPALEAILYTAGESGVTLGELAGILEISESAMRQQLDAYRQRLAADDQRGLQLQQFADRYYLLTKPAYAPAIKKYFAGPPAAGLSQAALEVLAIIAYQQPITRIEIDEIRGVQSSGALTTLAARQLIKEAGRKEAPGRPILYATTQFFLDYFGLNRLADLPPLADAPADTGEVDLFTAFRHDDDQEEATIDEKKMEQNQQHDNQN; translated from the coding sequence ATGGAGCCAGCACTAGAAGCAATCCTTTACACAGCTGGCGAAAGCGGCGTGACGCTGGGTGAGCTGGCCGGCATTTTAGAAATCAGCGAAAGCGCGATGCGACAGCAATTAGACGCGTATCGACAACGGCTGGCTGCTGATGATCAGCGTGGCCTGCAATTGCAGCAGTTTGCGGACCGGTATTATTTACTGACCAAACCAGCGTACGCACCTGCAATCAAGAAATATTTTGCTGGGCCGCCAGCTGCGGGATTATCGCAGGCTGCGTTAGAAGTGCTCGCGATTATCGCGTACCAGCAACCGATTACCCGGATTGAAATTGACGAAATTCGCGGTGTTCAAAGCTCAGGTGCATTAACTACCTTGGCTGCGCGACAACTCATCAAAGAGGCAGGCCGAAAAGAAGCCCCTGGTCGACCAATTTTATATGCGACAACTCAGTTTTTCCTTGACTATTTTGGGTTGAACCGCCTTGCTGATTTACCACCGCTAGCTGATGCGCCTGCCGATACAGGTGAGGTTGATTTGTTTACGGCATTTCGGCACGATGATGATCAAGAGGAAGCTACTATAGACGAAAAGAAAATGGAGCAAAATCAACAACATGACAACCAAAACTGA
- a CDS encoding pseudouridine synthase, translated as MTTKTERLQKIIANAGIASRRHAETLIATGHVKVNGQIETEMGIKIGPHDEVEVDGVPIGKEAKRYFLFYKPRGVISAVQDNKGRDVVTDYFKDITERLYPVGRLDYDTSGLLVMTNDGDLANHLMHPRYALEKKYVAKVQGVPNRPALAPLKTGVEVDGKMTAPAKVDIISTDKAKKTAIVSLTIHQGMNHQVKKMFKAVGFPVLKLSREAYGNLTLVGLQPGEHRPIKPQELQALRKLAGESENK; from the coding sequence ATGACAACCAAAACTGAACGGCTTCAAAAAATTATCGCAAATGCCGGTATTGCTTCGCGTCGACATGCGGAAACGTTGATTGCAACTGGCCATGTCAAAGTTAATGGCCAAATTGAAACTGAAATGGGCATCAAGATTGGTCCGCATGATGAAGTCGAAGTGGATGGCGTGCCGATTGGCAAAGAGGCTAAGCGCTACTTTCTCTTTTATAAACCGCGCGGCGTGATTAGTGCTGTTCAAGATAATAAGGGACGTGATGTCGTCACCGATTACTTTAAGGATATTACTGAGCGTCTTTATCCAGTTGGCCGATTAGATTACGATACAAGCGGCTTACTTGTGATGACAAACGATGGCGATTTAGCCAACCATTTGATGCATCCACGTTACGCGCTTGAGAAAAAATATGTAGCCAAGGTTCAAGGTGTACCGAATCGACCTGCCTTGGCTCCGCTCAAAACAGGTGTCGAGGTTGATGGCAAGATGACTGCGCCTGCTAAAGTAGACATTATCTCGACTGATAAGGCTAAAAAAACGGCGATCGTATCTTTGACCATTCATCAAGGCATGAATCATCAGGTTAAAAAGATGTTTAAAGCAGTCGGCTTCCCAGTTCTAAAACTATCTCGGGAAGCGTATGGCAACTTAACTTTGGTGGGGTTACAGCCAGGTGAACATCGGCCAATCAAGCCGCAAGAACTGCAAGCCTTGCGAAAACTAGCGGGTGAATCGGAAAATAAGTAG
- a CDS encoding ECF transporter S component — MASSSKVHRLVGIALLAAIGYVLMMFSFPIIPAFPFLKLDLSDLVVLLGGLLYGPAGGIGVAFIRSLVHFALTGGGVVNLIGDLAAFIASVGFLLPVVYTIRGKHSLLRQIEGLVLGTASLTVVMSVLNWLVITPMYMAVFNFNLGMSLTRYVLIGVVPFNLIKGIVVSVAFFAIAKALAPWLARREIQPSH; from the coding sequence ATGGCAAGTAGTTCCAAGGTTCACCGTTTGGTTGGTATCGCGTTGTTAGCGGCGATCGGGTATGTTTTGATGATGTTTTCATTTCCGATCATTCCTGCTTTCCCGTTCCTGAAGCTTGATCTATCAGATCTGGTTGTTTTGCTTGGTGGGTTATTATATGGCCCGGCTGGCGGGATCGGCGTTGCATTTATCCGGAGTCTTGTGCATTTTGCTTTAACAGGCGGCGGGGTCGTCAATTTAATTGGTGATCTGGCAGCTTTCATTGCGAGCGTTGGGTTCCTGCTTCCAGTTGTTTACACGATTCGTGGCAAGCACAGCTTGTTGCGGCAAATTGAAGGTCTGGTACTAGGTACCGCAAGCCTGACAGTTGTCATGAGTGTGCTCAATTGGCTGGTGATCACGCCGATGTACATGGCGGTCTTCAATTTTAACCTTGGTATGTCGCTGACGCGTTACGTTTTAATCGGCGTTGTACCATTCAACTTAATTAAAGGAATTGTGGTCTCGGTTGCATTCTTCGCGATCGCCAAGGCCTTGGCACCGTGGTTAGCTCGGCGTGAGATTCAACCTAGTCATTAA
- a CDS encoding ferredoxin: MALYGRVERPECIACGLCQMLAPALFDYDQAGIAYYKPDRNTGTEPLNDQATIDFRLAYQRCPTHAIKRSNQPFNARPFSETGKA; the protein is encoded by the coding sequence ATGGCTTTATATGGCAGAGTAGAACGTCCAGAGTGTATTGCTTGCGGCTTGTGTCAGATGTTGGCACCTGCCCTTTTTGATTACGATCAAGCTGGCATTGCTTATTATAAACCAGATCGCAACACCGGCACTGAGCCTTTAAATGATCAGGCCACGATCGACTTTCGATTGGCCTACCAACGCTGCCCGACCCACGCTATCAAACGTAGCAATCAACCGTTCAACGCGCGCCCGTTTTCCGAGACGGGGAAAGCTTAA
- a CDS encoding helix-turn-helix domain-containing protein — MLTDFVIQFFSEQPRRERAVFGLLTGKQTISILYAALIHQQLQWLHLYPSLSKEAFSAAITTLKVQRMLRETETGLILTEKGQHLKQAAVTQLPLPTHYQPWMNLPVFAPRFFLGVQVLSEASYANRAYQPISVNWATQQVVKQWYQQVDHRAAVTTLSNLFQGLPTELADTLAANMIGHDYAGQLMPATLQAHFERLDALAALVQQLANTRSMWTALWGGPRDFVSRPAQQTLAQARAGMALPTIAHRSHRKQSTINEHLLLAAIMGETLPIEHLVPLKIHRALDRVTQIYDHQALLAAIPGSTFFQIRLFQILSFQGRWPRVTT; from the coding sequence TTGCTGACCGATTTTGTGATTCAATTTTTCAGTGAGCAGCCGCGGCGTGAGCGGGCTGTTTTTGGACTCTTAACTGGTAAGCAGACCATTTCAATCCTTTACGCCGCCTTGATTCACCAACAACTGCAATGGTTGCATCTTTATCCAAGTCTGTCAAAAGAAGCTTTTTCAGCGGCCATCACGACGTTGAAAGTGCAAAGAATGCTGCGTGAAACTGAAACCGGCTTGATTTTAACGGAAAAAGGGCAGCATCTCAAGCAAGCAGCAGTTACCCAGTTACCGTTACCGACACATTATCAACCGTGGATGAACTTACCGGTGTTTGCACCGCGGTTCTTCTTAGGCGTGCAAGTGCTTTCTGAGGCGAGTTATGCGAACCGTGCTTATCAACCAATAAGTGTTAATTGGGCGACACAGCAAGTTGTGAAGCAGTGGTATCAGCAGGTCGATCATCGAGCTGCCGTTACAACATTAAGCAACCTTTTTCAAGGACTGCCGACTGAATTAGCTGACACGTTAGCGGCTAACATGATTGGCCATGACTACGCTGGACAACTGATGCCAGCAACATTGCAGGCTCACTTTGAACGACTCGATGCGCTAGCGGCACTGGTTCAGCAGCTCGCTAATACTAGGAGTATGTGGACGGCGTTGTGGGGCGGACCCCGCGATTTCGTTTCGCGACCGGCGCAGCAGACCTTGGCGCAAGCACGCGCTGGCATGGCGTTGCCAACAATTGCTCATCGCAGCCACCGTAAGCAAAGCACGATTAATGAACATCTGTTGCTCGCGGCAATTATGGGTGAAACGTTGCCGATTGAGCATTTGGTGCCGCTTAAAATTCACCGTGCACTTGATCGGGTGACGCAAATCTACGATCATCAGGCATTGTTGGCAGCCATTCCTGGAAGTACTTTTTTTCAGATTCGATTGTTCCAGATTCTAAGTTTTCAAGGGAGGTGGCCGCGTGTCACAACTTGA
- a CDS encoding RecQ family ATP-dependent DNA helicase has protein sequence MSQLEAQLQQHFGFQEFRPGQKALIQSVLDGHDTLGILPTGSGKSLCYQLPTLISNKPSLIVEPLIALMNDQVGRLQAAGEKRVIALSAQMPPVAFTQILKRLASYHYIFVSPEILQRADVLMALKRLALGLFVVDEAHCISQWGPDFRPAYLQLGQVRQQLQADAILALTATAPEPVRRDIVQHLSMQSPAILAGSVDRPNIFLGVETGLTDKEKALRLDQLLHEVVGPTIIYSATRAACETLAIRLQKAGHAAAFYHAGLDRHQRDLIQRQFQSDQLHIICATSAFGMGIDKANVRFVVHTYVPESLEAYYQAIGRAGRDGKQSLAALLVTDHDVQHGAILAGMLPDAALIRLIYAHPEAYRTFDDPQINLIEAYVDAGFSVEATQQQLQHRLTEKQASFAAMAAFVNESECRRAVLLQHFDSPIEPHTALCCGEITTTILRQLQPEVPQEQPKLASWQAVFHQIFR, from the coding sequence GTGTCACAACTTGAAGCACAACTTCAACAACATTTTGGCTTTCAAGAATTCCGACCTGGACAAAAGGCTTTGATCCAATCGGTGTTGGATGGACATGACACGCTGGGAATTTTACCTACTGGCAGCGGGAAATCACTCTGTTATCAATTGCCGACTTTGATCAGTAACAAGCCAAGTTTAATTGTTGAACCGCTCATTGCCTTGATGAATGATCAAGTTGGTCGTTTGCAAGCAGCTGGAGAAAAACGGGTCATTGCCTTGTCAGCGCAAATGCCACCGGTTGCTTTTACCCAAATTCTCAAACGATTGGCAAGTTACCACTATATTTTTGTCTCACCAGAAATTTTACAACGCGCTGATGTGCTCATGGCGCTCAAACGACTGGCCCTAGGCTTATTTGTGGTAGATGAAGCGCATTGCATCTCACAGTGGGGGCCAGATTTTCGACCTGCTTATTTGCAGCTGGGACAAGTTCGCCAACAATTGCAAGCAGATGCGATTCTTGCCTTAACCGCAACCGCACCGGAGCCCGTTCGCCGTGACATTGTCCAACATCTAAGCATGCAATCGCCAGCAATTTTGGCTGGGTCAGTCGATCGACCAAATATTTTCCTTGGCGTTGAGACCGGCTTAACAGATAAGGAAAAGGCTTTAAGACTGGATCAGTTATTGCACGAGGTGGTGGGGCCAACGATCATTTATAGTGCTACCCGAGCCGCGTGTGAGACGTTAGCGATACGATTGCAAAAAGCCGGCCATGCTGCGGCCTTTTATCATGCTGGGTTGGATCGGCACCAACGCGATCTAATCCAGCGACAGTTTCAATCGGATCAGTTGCACATTATCTGTGCGACGAGTGCGTTTGGCATGGGGATCGATAAGGCAAATGTACGGTTCGTCGTGCATACCTATGTGCCGGAATCGCTTGAAGCTTATTATCAGGCAATCGGACGAGCCGGCCGTGATGGCAAGCAGAGTCTAGCGGCGCTTTTGGTGACCGATCATGATGTTCAGCACGGGGCTATTTTGGCGGGGATGTTGCCAGATGCGGCATTGATTCGGCTCATCTATGCGCATCCTGAGGCGTATCGCACTTTTGACGATCCGCAGATCAATCTGATCGAAGCGTATGTAGACGCTGGCTTTTCGGTAGAGGCTACGCAGCAGCAATTACAGCACAGACTAACTGAGAAACAGGCTAGTTTCGCAGCGATGGCGGCTTTTGTTAATGAATCAGAATGCCGTCGTGCTGTTCTGCTGCAACATTTTGATTCGCCAATTGAACCGCATACGGCTTTGTGCTGTGGCGAGATCACCACTACGATATTGCGCCAACTACAGCCTGAAGTGCCACAAGAACAACCAAAATTAGCTTCTTGGCAGGCAGTATTTCACCAAATCTTTAGATAA
- a CDS encoding SAG1386/EF1546 family surface-associated protein codes for MAEKDEHQHDNEDHKRTNGEDPSKPWETLFDDDRDDQGNLSRIATKKKRQGSSKLTWILAILLILVVLAPIIYVKISGDQSRNGANLSNDRVVIQSTKKSSKVSKSKKSSKASKASKTSVASSQAASTQPSQAPSVTSQQEEQTSASAQPSEQASASTAGSSYTVQAGDNLYRIAVNHGMTLDELLQMNGMSAGSSIAPGTVLKVK; via the coding sequence ATGGCGGAAAAAGATGAACACCAACATGACAATGAGGATCACAAGCGCACCAATGGTGAGGATCCAAGTAAACCTTGGGAAACGCTGTTTGACGATGATCGTGATGATCAAGGTAATTTGAGCCGCATTGCCACCAAGAAAAAAAGGCAAGGAAGTTCAAAATTGACCTGGATTTTAGCGATCTTGTTAATTCTTGTGGTTTTGGCACCAATTATTTATGTCAAAATTTCTGGTGATCAAAGCCGCAATGGAGCTAACCTTTCTAATGATCGCGTTGTGATCCAAAGTACTAAAAAGAGCAGTAAAGTTTCAAAATCAAAGAAATCATCGAAGGCTTCCAAAGCCTCGAAGACTTCAGTGGCCTCGTCACAGGCAGCGTCGACTCAGCCTAGTCAAGCACCAAGCGTTACTTCCCAACAAGAAGAACAGACCAGTGCATCAGCGCAGCCTAGCGAGCAAGCAAGTGCCAGCACGGCTGGCAGTTCATATACCGTTCAAGCAGGCGATAACCTTTATCGAATCGCTGTCAATCATGGAATGACCTTAGATGAGTTGCTCCAGATGAACGGTATGAGTGCGGGTTCCAGCATTGCACCGGGCACGGTTTTGAAAGTGAAATAA
- the cmk gene encoding (d)CMP kinase — translation MQIAIDGPASAGKSTIAKRVAKELGFIYCDTGAMYRTVTYMAIKDQLGFGDEAAIMQHLANMTIRFEPGDPEQRVLMNDEDVTLAIREPDVTNNVSQVSALPKVRTELVKRQRDIAASSNIVMDGRDIGTTVLPNAEVKIYMVASVAERAKRRYKENIQKGIETPLATLEQEIAERDRKDSHRAVSPLRQASDAIRIDTTSMTIDEVVERILSLIGQVKTK, via the coding sequence ATGCAAATTGCGATCGACGGCCCGGCCAGTGCCGGGAAAAGTACCATTGCGAAACGAGTCGCCAAGGAGTTAGGGTTTATCTATTGTGACACTGGCGCGATGTATCGCACCGTGACCTACATGGCCATCAAAGACCAGCTGGGCTTTGGCGATGAGGCGGCTATCATGCAGCATCTCGCCAACATGACGATTCGGTTTGAACCGGGTGACCCTGAACAGCGCGTCTTAATGAATGATGAAGATGTGACCTTAGCCATTCGCGAACCAGACGTGACCAACAATGTTTCGCAAGTGTCAGCGTTACCCAAGGTACGTACTGAACTAGTGAAACGCCAGCGGGATATCGCTGCATCCAGCAATATTGTCATGGATGGTCGCGACATTGGCACCACCGTTTTACCTAACGCCGAAGTGAAGATTTATATGGTGGCATCAGTTGCTGAACGGGCAAAAAGACGCTACAAAGAAAATATTCAAAAGGGCATTGAGACACCACTAGCTACCCTCGAACAGGAGATTGCCGAACGCGATCGCAAGGACTCTCATCGGGCCGTTTCCCCGCTACGTCAGGCTTCTGACGCGATCAGAATTGATACGACATCAATGACCATCGATGAAGTGGTGGAACGAATTTTATCCCTGATAGGCCAAGTAAAGACGAAATAG
- the rpsA gene encoding 30S ribosomal protein S1, with protein MSDNNVNENTETMADALKSVTTVKIGDTVKADVLAVEDKQLIVGIEGTGVEGVVPIKELSTQPIDDIHDVAKVGDKLDLVVLSTVGKDKENGQFLLSKRRLEAQKVWKEIQAKYEAGETITAPVTSVVKGGLVVNAGVRGFVPASMVEDHFVEDLSQYKGKELEFKIIEIEPSENRLILSHRAIVEASKAEARKEIFAKIQPGDTVEGKVARLTNFGAFVDLGGVDGLVHVSEISFDHVDKPSDVLKVGQEIKVKVLNVDPDRNRISLSIKATLPQPWDDIEEKAPAGSVLTGTVKRLTTFGAFVEVFPGVEGLVHISQISHEHVATPADVLKEGQEVQVKVLSVDPDAHRLALSIKALQERPAGSEEESHEGGNSSRDNSDRGDRRRSSRPRRGNDRHQSTSIPAEYQQDDSGFSLGDILGDALKDAAKGNDDQDDNK; from the coding sequence ATGAGTGATAATAACGTTAATGAGAACACCGAAACAATGGCGGACGCCCTTAAGAGTGTCACCACAGTAAAGATTGGTGATACCGTCAAGGCAGACGTTCTTGCCGTTGAAGATAAACAATTGATCGTTGGGATCGAAGGAACAGGCGTCGAAGGCGTGGTCCCGATCAAGGAGTTATCAACTCAGCCAATCGATGACATTCACGATGTTGCAAAAGTCGGCGACAAGCTTGATTTAGTTGTGCTTTCAACGGTTGGCAAAGATAAAGAGAATGGGCAGTTCCTGCTGTCCAAGCGCCGTTTGGAAGCGCAAAAGGTTTGGAAAGAAATCCAAGCTAAGTATGAAGCAGGTGAAACCATCACCGCTCCGGTTACCAGCGTCGTTAAAGGCGGACTGGTTGTTAATGCCGGTGTTCGTGGCTTCGTTCCTGCATCCATGGTTGAAGATCATTTTGTTGAAGATCTTAGCCAATACAAGGGTAAGGAACTTGAATTCAAGATCATTGAAATCGAACCAAGTGAAAATCGTCTGATTCTTTCACATCGTGCGATTGTTGAAGCCAGCAAGGCTGAAGCACGCAAGGAAATCTTTGCGAAGATTCAACCTGGCGATACCGTTGAAGGTAAAGTTGCTCGTTTGACCAACTTTGGCGCCTTTGTTGATCTTGGCGGCGTTGATGGTTTGGTTCACGTTTCAGAGATTTCGTTTGATCATGTTGACAAGCCAAGCGATGTTCTGAAGGTTGGTCAAGAAATCAAGGTTAAGGTTCTGAACGTTGATCCTGATCGCAACCGCATTTCCTTGTCCATCAAAGCAACGTTGCCACAACCTTGGGACGACATTGAAGAAAAGGCACCGGCCGGCTCTGTTTTGACTGGTACAGTTAAACGTTTGACCACTTTTGGTGCCTTTGTTGAAGTCTTCCCTGGTGTTGAAGGTTTGGTTCATATTTCCCAGATCTCTCACGAACACGTAGCAACCCCAGCGGATGTCCTTAAGGAAGGCCAAGAAGTGCAGGTCAAGGTTCTTTCCGTTGACCCTGATGCACATCGTCTTGCTTTGTCCATCAAGGCTTTGCAGGAACGTCCAGCAGGTTCTGAAGAAGAATCTCATGAAGGCGGCAACAGCAGTCGTGACAATAGCGACCGTGGTGACCGTCGTCGTTCTTCACGTCCTCGTCGTGGCAATGATCGTCATCAATCCACGTCGATTCCTGCTGAATATCAGCAAGATGATTCAGGCTTCTCACTTGGCGACATCTTAGGCGATGCCTTGAAAGATGCTGCTAAGGGCAATGATGATCAGGATGATAACAAGTAG
- the der gene encoding ribosome biogenesis GTPase Der yields MVLPTLAIVGRPNVGKSTIFNRILGERVSIVEDTPGVTRDRIYGTSEWLGKEFAVIDTGGIDLGDEPFLAQIKDQAEIAIDEADVILFLADIESGVTDADERVAQILYRAKKPVVLAVNKVDNPERRQDIYDFYSLGFGEPYPLSGTHGIGLGDVLDAVLAAFPSEDKSVEDDSIKFSLIGRPNVGKSSLVNAILGENRVIVSPIEGTTRDAIDTKFEAVDETFTMIDTAGIRKRGKVYENTEKYAVMRALRAIDRSDVVLFVINAEEGIREQDKKVAGYAHEAGRGIIIVVNKWDTVEKDNHTMKDFENLIRQEFQYLDYAPIIFVSAKTKQRLQSLPAMIVAVSENQTRRIQSSVLNDVLMDAITVTPTPTVNGKRLRIYYMTQVAVKPPTFVVFVNDPDLLHFSYERFLINQLRQAFDFSGTPIHIIARKRK; encoded by the coding sequence ATGGTCTTACCAACATTAGCAATCGTTGGCCGTCCGAATGTGGGCAAGTCAACCATTTTTAACCGTATTCTCGGTGAGCGGGTTTCGATTGTGGAAGATACGCCCGGGGTCACGCGTGATCGCATCTATGGCACGAGTGAATGGCTTGGTAAAGAATTTGCTGTCATTGACACCGGTGGGATCGACTTAGGCGATGAACCTTTTTTGGCGCAAATTAAGGATCAAGCTGAAATTGCCATCGATGAAGCCGATGTCATCCTTTTTCTCGCTGATATTGAAAGCGGGGTAACTGATGCAGATGAACGGGTTGCCCAGATTCTTTATCGGGCTAAAAAGCCGGTTGTACTGGCAGTCAATAAGGTTGATAACCCTGAACGTCGCCAAGATATTTACGATTTTTATTCATTAGGTTTTGGCGAACCCTATCCACTTTCTGGGACTCATGGGATTGGCCTTGGTGATGTTTTGGATGCTGTTTTAGCAGCATTTCCATCCGAAGATAAGTCAGTTGAAGACGATTCGATTAAGTTCAGCCTGATTGGTCGGCCAAATGTCGGTAAATCGTCTTTAGTTAACGCCATTCTTGGTGAAAATCGGGTCATCGTGAGTCCAATCGAAGGCACGACTCGCGATGCGATTGATACGAAGTTCGAAGCAGTTGACGAAACCTTCACGATGATTGACACGGCTGGGATTCGTAAACGTGGCAAGGTTTACGAGAACACCGAAAAATACGCGGTCATGCGTGCATTACGAGCGATTGATCGTTCGGATGTTGTTTTGTTTGTCATCAACGCCGAAGAAGGTATCCGCGAACAGGATAAAAAGGTCGCCGGTTATGCCCACGAGGCCGGTCGTGGCATCATCATCGTCGTCAACAAGTGGGATACAGTTGAGAAAGATAATCACACGATGAAGGATTTTGAAAATCTGATTCGTCAGGAGTTCCAATATCTGGATTATGCGCCGATTATTTTTGTTTCTGCCAAGACGAAACAGCGTTTACAGAGCTTGCCAGCCATGATTGTAGCAGTTTCAGAAAATCAAACTCGGCGAATTCAAAGCAGTGTCCTAAATGATGTCTTAATGGATGCCATTACTGTTACACCGACACCGACAGTTAATGGAAAACGCTTGCGGATTTATTACATGACCCAAGTTGCCGTCAAACCGCCAACTTTCGTGGTTTTTGTTAATGATCCCGACCTGCTGCACTTCTCGTACGAGCGATTTCTGATTAACCAATTACGACAGGCCTTTGATTTTTCCGGTACACCGATTCACATCATCGCACGTAAACGCAAGTAG
- a CDS encoding HU family DNA-binding protein yields the protein MANKAELIESVATATGLTKKDATAAVDAVFGSIQDSLSKGDKVQLIGFGNFEVRERAARKGRNPQTGAEIKIPASKVPAFKPGKALKDAVK from the coding sequence ATGGCAAACAAAGCAGAATTGATCGAAAGTGTTGCAACCGCAACTGGTTTGACCAAGAAGGATGCAACCGCAGCTGTTGATGCAGTATTCGGTTCTATCCAAGACTCCCTTTCAAAGGGTGACAAGGTTCAGTTGATCGGCTTTGGTAACTTCGAAGTGCGTGAGCGTGCCGCTCGTAAGGGCCGCAACCCACAAACCGGTGCCGAGATCAAGATCCCAGCATCCAAGGTACCAGCATTCAAGCCTGGTAAAGCACTCAAGGACGCCGTTAAATAA